One window from the genome of Oryza glaberrima chromosome 3, OglaRS2, whole genome shotgun sequence encodes:
- the LOC127765682 gene encoding peroxidase 2-like gives MARLAALLVSLAMLMAAVTAARVERAGAGFYTPPSPSTCGLKIGYYHDKCPHAEAIVKGVVAAALHRDPGVGAGLIRMLFHDCFVEGCDASVLLDPTPANPQPEKLAPPNNPSLRGFEVIDAAKDAVEAACPGVVSCADIVAFAARDASFFLGDSRVSFDMPSGRLDGRYSNASRALDFLPPPTFNLGQLVANFAAKGLSVEDMVVLSGAHTIGLSHCSSFVSDRLAVASDIDPSFAAVLRAQCPASPSSSNDPTVVQDVVTPNKLDNQYYKNVLAHRALFTSDASLLASPATAKMVVDNANIPGWWEDRFKTAMVKMAAVEVKTGSNGEIRRHCRAVN, from the exons ATGGCTAGGCTGGCTGCTCTGCTCGTCTCCTTAGCGATGCTcatggcggcggtgacggcagcCCGGGTAGAAAGAGCGGGCGCCGGCTTCTACACACCACCAAGCCCTTCCACCTGCGGCCTCAAGATCGGCTACTACCACGACAAGTGCCCGCACGCCGAGGCCATCGTCAagggcgtcgtcgccgccgccctccaccgcgaccccggcgtcggcgccggcctcaTCCGCATgctcttccacgactgcttcgtcgag GGATGTGATGCGTCCGTGCTGCTCGACCCGACGCCGGCCAACCCGCAGCCGGAGAAGCTCGCCCCGCCAAACAACCCCAGCCTCCGCGGCTTCGAGGTCATCGACGCCGCCAAGGACGCCGTCGAGGCGGCGTGCCCGGgcgtcgtctcctgcgccgacatcgtcgccttcgccgcgcgcgacgcctccttcttcctcggcgacaGCAGGGTGTCCTTCGACATGCCGTCGGGACGCCTCGACGGGCGCTACTCCAATGCGTCGCGCGCCCTCgacttcctcccgccgccgacctTCAACCTCGGTCAGCTCGTCGCCAACTTCGCCGCCAAGGGGCTCAGCGTCGAGGACATGGTGGTGCTCTCCGGCGCCCACACCATCGGCCTCTCACACTGCTCGTCCTTCGTCTCCGACCGCCTCGCTGTCGCCTCCGACATCGACCCGTCGTTCGCCGCTGTCCTACGAGCCCAATGCCCGGCGAGCCCGAGCTCGAGCAACGACCCGACGGTGGTGCAGGACGTGGTGACGCCCAACAAGCTGGACAACCAGTACTACAAGAACGTGCTCGCGCACAGGGCGCTCTTCACCTCCGACGCGTCGCTcctggcgtcgccggcgacggcaaagATGGTGGTGGACAACGCCAACATCCCCGGGTGGTGGGAGGACAGGTTCAAGACGGCCATGGTGAAGATGGCCGCCGTCGAGGTGAAGACCGGCAGCAACGGCGAAATCAGGAGACACTGCCGGGCTGTCAATTAA